One window of Botrimarina mediterranea genomic DNA carries:
- a CDS encoding CBS domain-containing protein codes for MLTVKDIMTREIVTISPESSIREATDKLLENSVSGLPVVDAAGNLVGIVTEFALLAMAYDNNVSDDFVAEHMTTDVLSINVSDPINKVADAFILHRVRRLPVMEDGRLVGLVARRDVLRALHYAEAPYAAC; via the coding sequence ATGCTCACTGTCAAGGACATCATGACTCGTGAGATCGTCACGATCTCGCCCGAGTCGTCGATCCGTGAAGCGACCGATAAGCTGCTGGAGAATAGCGTCAGCGGGCTCCCGGTAGTCGATGCGGCTGGGAATCTTGTCGGCATCGTCACCGAGTTTGCGCTGCTGGCGATGGCGTACGACAACAACGTCTCGGATGATTTCGTCGCCGAGCACATGACGACTGACGTCCTATCCATCAACGTCAGCGACCCGATCAATAAAGTCGCCGACGCCTTTATCTTGCACCGCGTCAGGCGACTCCCGGTGATGGAAGATGGCCGGCTCGTGGGGCTTGTTGCCAGACGCGACGTTCTGCGGGCGCTCCACTACGCCGAGGCGCCGTACGCGGCGTGCTAG
- a CDS encoding ACP S-malonyltransferase: MPASLANRLPFTALALRGYNQTNLGRTGELLAVPAYHDVVERRLAEAGELCGVVTGRQVDLIARVADEREAGLDAYSEAIALVFAAELAQLDLLRDVHGIDPHKAGRAFGYSLGELTAVAAAGLYPLEAVMRIPLSLAEDCAALASKVTMGVVFSRKTALSEAALQRVCEEVTAEGSGAVAISAILAPNTMLIIGETDTLERVRKRCEAWDGPPVLIRPNDGAWPPLHTPLVSELHIPDRATLMIRGVPRLSETPRPPIWSLVTGQREYEGDSGRGVLRRWIDSPQRLWDVVHATLASDTRTVLHVGPAPNVIPATFHRLAENVVKQTLQWSLSAVSKRTIQRMAGSAWMAPLLPKSGFLLRAPMIEQIVLEDWLLEHAPR, encoded by the coding sequence ATGCCTGCTTCTCTCGCTAACCGCCTGCCGTTCACCGCTCTCGCGCTGCGCGGGTACAACCAGACGAACCTGGGCCGCACCGGCGAACTGCTTGCCGTGCCCGCCTACCATGACGTCGTCGAGCGGCGCCTCGCAGAAGCGGGCGAACTCTGTGGCGTGGTCACCGGCCGCCAGGTCGATCTCATCGCCCGCGTCGCCGACGAGCGCGAGGCGGGCCTCGACGCCTATTCGGAGGCGATCGCCCTGGTCTTCGCGGCCGAGCTGGCGCAGCTCGACCTGCTACGCGACGTACACGGCATTGACCCGCACAAGGCGGGCCGGGCGTTTGGGTACAGCCTGGGCGAGCTCACCGCCGTCGCCGCCGCGGGCCTGTACCCGCTTGAAGCGGTGATGCGCATCCCTTTGTCGCTCGCCGAGGACTGCGCGGCATTGGCGTCGAAGGTGACGATGGGCGTCGTCTTCTCACGCAAGACGGCGCTGAGCGAGGCGGCGTTGCAACGCGTCTGCGAGGAAGTCACGGCCGAAGGCAGTGGCGCCGTCGCGATCTCGGCGATCCTCGCCCCCAACACGATGCTCATCATCGGCGAGACCGATACGCTGGAACGCGTCCGCAAACGATGCGAAGCGTGGGATGGACCGCCTGTGCTGATCCGCCCCAACGACGGCGCCTGGCCGCCGCTGCATACGCCGCTCGTGAGCGAGTTGCATATCCCCGACCGGGCGACGCTGATGATCCGCGGCGTGCCCCGGCTCAGCGAGACGCCGCGCCCGCCGATCTGGTCGCTCGTCACCGGCCAGCGCGAGTACGAGGGGGATAGCGGGCGGGGGGTTTTGCGGCGCTGGATCGATTCGCCCCAGCGGCTGTGGGACGTCGTTCACGCCACCTTGGCGAGCGACACCCGGACCGTACTACACGTCGGCCCCGCGCCGAACGTCATCCCTGCGACCTTTCATCGCCTCGCCGAGAACGTCGTCAAGCAGACCCTCCAATGGTCGCTTAGCGCTGTCAGCAAACGCACGATACAACGGATGGCGGGATCGGCGTGGATGGCGCCGCTGCTGCCGAAGAGCGGCTTCTTGCTCCGCGCGCCGATGATCGAACAGATCGTGCTCGAAGACTGGTTGTTAGAGCACGCCCCACGATGA